In the genome of Theropithecus gelada isolate Dixy chromosome 19, Tgel_1.0, whole genome shotgun sequence, the window CCCCGTTTCTCCTGCGGTTTCCCCAGTGAGTGGGGTGCAGCCTGGCAGGGCCCTCCTGTAGCCTCCATCAGCGGCCTTCCTCTTGGGAGAGGCAGGTGACATGGCGCTGGCCTGCCCATCGGGCCCAGCCACCTCCAGAGCCCTCTCTTCCAGCTCAGCAGGGTCTGTGCTCAGGTCTGCAATGACAATCATCCCGAGGGAGGAGCATCCCAGGCTGCTATGagtcccttccccttccctgcccaTCCTGCTGGGGGTCTGCTGGGGGTCAGGAGAGCCCTGGGCCACAGACCCGGGTTCCAGGCACCAAGAGGCAGGGCCCAGTCCCAGAGCAGGGCCCAAGGTAGGAGCTGATGCTGGGGTACAGGGGATACTGTCTCCCTCCTCCTGGGGCCCGCCAGGCAGGCCAGCCCCTGCTGTCCTTTGGGCCCCTCCCTCCTTGGGGGCTCCTCTGTCTGGCTTCTCCCCTTCAGAATCACTGCTTGGTAGGTGTTCCTTTTGGCCACGATCACCTGGAACCCCATCTGTCTCAGGCCTGCTGTCTTCAGCCCCTTGTTCTGACAGGTGGTCTTGGCTGGCCCTCTGTGAGGAGGACAACCCTGTCCCCCTGTCTGGAGGGTCATCAGGCTGAGAATCTCCACTGCTGGGCACAGCCTGCACAGGGCTCTGGCTGCTCTGCTCAGGGTGGGCACTGTCTGCCTGCGTTGGGTCCCCCGGCTCCGTGGCCTCCTGGAAGGGGAGCCCCAGGGTCTCCACTAGCGGCTGGCATCCTGGACTCTGGGCGCTGGACTCTGGGAGGGTTTCCTGTGGACAGAAAAAGACTCAGCCCCGGGGCCTTTGATAACCAAGTTCTCCAAAGAGTTTTCTATTAgtttggtgtaaaagtaattgcgggttttgtcattacttttaatggcaaacactggccaggcgcagtggctcacgcctgtaatcccaacacttcgggaggccgaggtgggcggatcacttgaggtcaggagttcaagatcagcctggccaaaatggtgaaaccccatctctactaaacaaatacaaaaattagccaggcatggtggcaagtgactgtagtcccagctactcaggaggctgaggcaggagaatcgtttgaacccgggaggcagaggttgcagtgagccgagatagggctgcactccagcctgggtgacagagtgagactctgtctcacatacacaaaaaaattaatggcaaaaaccgcacttacttttgcaccaatctaatagttGTGACTGCCCTGTTCAAAGACTCAGATGTTGGCACTGGCCATCATGCATGGAAATAGGCATCAGTACCAGGGCCAGCGACTGGAGGGGGATCTGGAAGCACAGAAACCTCTCCTTCCATCAAGCTCTTCTCTCTGCCAGCACCAGACACTCAACAAGATCAGGGATATGAAAATCAAGGTGGCATTCAGACCacaccaatgttaatttcctgtttattattatttttagacagagtttcactcttgttgcccagactggagtgcaatggcacaatctcggttcaccgcaacctccacctcctgggttcaagcgattctcctgcctcagcctcttgagtagctgggattacaggcatgcgccaccatgcctggctaattttgtatacttagtagagacagagtttctccatgttggtcaggctggtctcgaactactgacctcaggtgatctgcctgcctcagcctcccaaagtgctgggattacaggcgtgagccaccctgcccagccgctattattatttttattatttatttttcataattttgagacagggtctcactctttcatccaagctggagtgcagtggtgtgatcacggctcactgtagctttgaccttCCTAGGTTCGGGTGagccccccacctcagcctcccaagtagctgggactataggtacacaccacacctggataaattttgtgtttttttatacagatggggttgtgccatgttgcccaggctggtctggaatgcctgggttcaagtgatcctcctgcctcggcctcccaaagtgctgggattacaggtgggagccactgcacctggccaagttttaaaacaattattgtaggctggatgcagtggctcatgcctgtaatcccagcactttgagaggccgaggcaggcggattgtttgaagtcaggagttcgagaccagcctggccaacagggtgaaaccccatgtctaataaaactacaaaaattggccgggcgcggtggctcaagcctgtaatcccagcactttgggaggccgagacgggcggatcacaaggtcaggagatcgagaccatcctggctaacccggtgaaaccccgtctctactaaaaaatacaaaaaactagctgggcgaggtggcgggcgcctgtagtcccagctactcgggaggctgaggcaggagaatggcgtgaacccgggaggcggagcttgcagtgagcggagatctggccactgcacaccagcctgggtgactgagcgagactctgtctcaaaaaaaaaaaaaaaaaaaaaataagccaggtgtggtggtgtgcacctatagtcccagctactggggagggtgaggcaggagaatcacttgaatccaggaggtggaggctgcagtgagccaagatccgcaccactgcactccagcctgggtgataagcaagactccatctcaaaaagaaaagaaaaaaaaaattattgtagagATAAGAGTCttccttgggaggccgagacgggcggatcacgaggtcaggagatcgagaccatcctggctaacatggtgaaaccccgtctctactaaaaaatacaaaaaactagccgggcgcagtggcgggcgcttgtagtcccagctactcgggaaggctgaggcaggagaatggcgtaaacccaggaggcggagcttgcagtgagctgagatccggccactgcactccagcctgggctacagagcgagactccgtctcaaaaaaaaaaaaaaaaaaaaaaaaaaaaaaaagagtcttcctatgttgctcaggctggccaagggaagtctcccaaagtgttgggatcacaggcacgagccactgcacctggccaattgcCTAGTTTTGATGATGGACTACAGTTATGCACGGTGTTACCACTCGGGGAAGCTAGAACAGAGAACACCAGAACTTCACTctgtactgttttttgttttttaaaaaattgtggtaaggccaggcgtggtggctcacacctgtaatcccagcattttgggcggctgaggcgggcagatcacctgaggtggggagttcaagaccaggctggccaacacagtgaaaccccgtctctactaaaaatacaaaaattaactgggcgtggtggcaggcgcctgttatcccagctactcaggaggctgaggcgggagaactgcttgaacctggtggggcggaggttgcagtgagccaagatggtgccattgcactctagcctgggtgacaagagtaaaactctgtctcaagaaaaaaaaggaaaaaaaaaaaaagaattgttgcATACTCAACATATATCCATAGCACAATGTACTGAAAACGGCGGGTGGAAGAGAGGTGCAGGCCTCACCATTGCCAAAGAACTCCAGGGTGAAATGGGGCTGCCGAGGCTGGGCCAGGAGGCCGCACGTGCGCTGGGCTCAGCCTGGCTGATTTTAGAGCCTTACCAGGCTAAAGGCCCCACTCCTGAGGTCCTCATTCTTTGTCTCTCCTTTTCTTGCCACTGTCTTCCTGGATTTTGCAAACTGGGGAACAAACCTCCCAACTGAGTTCTGTAAACCGGATACAAGAACAAAGCAGCAATAAAGATAAGGGAGGAATGAGGTCTCAGGAAAAAAGCAAACCCAAACCTGCTCCTTTCTTGTAGCCTTGAGAGAACTCCACCCTTGCCCTTTGGGTatcttccctccagcccctgtaGACCATGAGTGAGCAACTGGGGACAATGAAGGGAGACACAGAGCCGGAACTTTAAGGGAGGCAGCGGTGCTTCTACATCCACGAGGCCACAGGACAGGCTCAcctgggaaggaggaaggggagctgGCTCCTTCTCTGGTTGACGGAGGAGCCAGCAGGGAgctcctgtttcctcatctggggAGCTGTGtaggaaaagataaaactgagGAAGATCTGCccgggtactgtggctcacgcctgtaatcccagcactttgggcgactgaggtgggcagatcactgaggccaggagttcgagaccaacctggggaacatggtgaaaccctatctctactaaaaatacaaaaattagccggatgtggtggcacatgcctgtaatcccagctactcgggaggctgaggcagaatggcttgaatttgggaggtggtggttgcagtgagccaagatcgtgctactgcaccccagcctaggcgacaaaacaaggctctgtgtcaaaacaaacaaacaaacaaactgaggGGGATCTGAAATCCTCCTAGGTTGTCACTCACATATTAagacaaatgcaaaacaaaatctaaGAGGAAACCAGTGCTAAGAGTctcctaggctgggcacggtggctcatgcctttaatcccagcactgtgggaggctgaggtgggtgaatgcccaggagtttgagaccagcctgagcaacatagtgagaccctgtttctacaaaaagtttaaaaattagctggacaaggtgatgtgtgcctgtggtcccagctacttgggaggctgagatgggaggatcatctaAGCCAGGGGAgttcaggctgcaatgagctatgatcacatcaccgtactccagcctgggtgacagagcaggaccctgtctcaaaaaaaaaaaaaaaaaaaaaaaaaaaggctgctagATGGAAGGCCCTGGAAAACCTGCTTTAAAAGAGTGGGATGGGGATGGAGAAGCAGTGACCTGAGAACATTTAACGGGCAAGGAGGGTGCAGAGTCCCACTTGGAGAATACACTGCCTCAACAGGTGACTTTGTCACACTTATAATGCCAGGAACTGCCTTCTGAACTGGGAATAGGGATATTCTCATTTGGACGGACACTCCAGCTCTCACAAGACACATTCTAGGGAATAGGAAATTGTAGATGCAAGAAACATAGTGTCTTTAAAAACTAGTGAAACTTAGGGTTATACTTAAATAAataagggccaggcgcagtggttcatacctgtaatcccagcactttgggaggctgaggcaggcagatcaccttaagtcaggagctcaagaccagcctggccaacatggtgaaaccccatctctagtaaaaatacaaaaattagctgagtgtggtggcgggcgccttttatcccagctacttgggaggctgaggcaggagaatcgcttgaacccaggaggtggaggttgcagtgagccaagattgtaccactgcactccagcctaggtgacagagcaagaccctgtctcaaatacatacacacatccataaggatatatatatcattttgttttggctaattattttatttcttgtagataTGGGGTCATCCTCATTATGTTACACAGActcctctcaaactcctgggttcaagcaatcctcttgccttggcctcccgaagtgctgggattacaggcatgagccactgcgcccagccctgattgcttttcttttttattggtcATTAGCTCACATAACAACAATTCCTTTGTTCCCTTCTTGATTAAGGAGGAGGAATGTGGAAGACGGATGGGTTTGACCAGCAGACAGAATATGAGTTATAGAATATAAGTTCTGTAACCTTGAAAAATTCAGCGTTATCTTTGTCCAcagttaaaatttcttttttttttttttttttttttttttgagacggagtctcgctctgtagcccaggctggagtgcagtggccggatctcagctcactgcaagctccgcctcctgggttcacgccattctccggcctcagcctcccgagtagctgggactacaggcgcctgccacctcgcccggctagtttttgtatttttagtagagacggggtttcaccgtgttagccaggatggtctcgatctcctgacctcgtgatccgcccatctcggcctcccaaagtgctgggattacaggcttgagccaccgcgcccggccaaaatttctttttttcttttattttttagatggagtctcgctctgttgcccagactagagtgtagtggcatgatctctgctcactgcaacctctgcctcctgggttcagtcgattctcttgcctcagcctcccgagtatctgggattacaggtgtgtcaccacacctggctaatttttgtatttttagtagagacagggttttgcaatgttggccaggctggtctcaaactcatgacctcaagtgatcctccctgctaggcctcccaaagtgctgggattacaggcattagccaccatgcctagccaaaaCATCAACCCTTCTTACCAGCGAGGAATGCTAGGAGAAGTAAGATCCGATGGCCCTGAGCTCTGGGAAGGAGTGTGTCACAGCACTGGATAGGTTGTGGGTCTACTTCCCAAAGCATTGCTGTCTGCTGAGCTGCTGTGCTATGTGGACTGTCAGTGGGGAGACCTGCTGGAATGCTCACAGCCACCTACCTGCAGACCGCCTTTCCTGGTTCCTCCCCGTGCTGCTGTGTAGAGGGAACAGGTCCCAGTTTACTCTCTGGCTCCTCAAGGTGATGTAAACAGCCCAACATGGAACTCTGGGGGTCCCCATCAGAGTCTCCTAGCCTTGGGGTCTTTAGGGGTTTTGGAGGACAGAGTCCGTCTCCTGTTTTAGAGATAGAGGAAGATGAAGGGGTGGGGGATACAGCCACTGCCATGGCTGACAACTGAACACAGCAAGGCCACTGCTGTCTTGAAAGAAAGCAGGCTCGTTCCAAGGGCATGAAACCCCCGCTCTGATGCTCACCTGGTGAGCGAGAGATGGACTGGAACCCCTATCAAAGGTGGGACTTATGAGCTTATGTGGCCATGAGATTCAAAGGCTTTTTACCTATGGACTGGCCGGAGCTGAGGCTGAATCAGGAGGTGGCCTGGCCTGGCTCCAGATCACACAGAAGAACCTGGCCTGGCCGACTCTCTCTCTGGGGAAGTGGTAAGGGCTGTGTAGTGGGTCCCAGCTCAAACAACTCTGCAGAGGGGTCATTCCTGTCTTCTCTACCAAACATCCCCTTTCATGAGCCTGACTTCTTCCCTTCTCAGCTTTTCTGCAAGTATCAATGTCCTGGGTCATCTCCCGTCTCCCCCACTACAACTAGGCTGCACGTGAGAAGGGGCCGAATCCATCTCACTTTCTGCGGGGTCCCAAGTGCCTGTAAGAGCATCCTGTACActgttggtgctcaataaatacttaggaCATGTTTGGATAAATGCACACCACCAAGTGCAGACAAGACTAAATTATGTACTACTCTAGTGTGCTGAGACATCTGTGAAATAGCCATCCTGGGAAAACTGGGACTCACAGTCAGCGGGTGCTGAAGAGGTGATGCTTTGGCCACGTCCTGGGCCCTTGCATTTCTGCACTAACTTCCCCATCACTGAAAGCAATTGCGATGTGTCTTCTTCCGGCATTTAAGAGGCTAAAGATGCTTACTGACATCTTTGTATACatagcacggtggctcatgcctataatcccagcactttgggaggctgaggcgagtggatcacctaaggtcaggagttcaagaccagcctggccaacaaggcaaaaccccatctctactgaaaatacaaaaattagccaggcatggtggcacccacctatagtcccagctacttgggaggctgaggcaggagaatcacttgaacccgggaggcagaagttgcagtgagctgagattgcactactgcactccagcctgggtgacagagtgagactgtctcaaaaaaaaattagtatgtattatatattatatataagaataCATATGGATTCAAAtttaacatatacatacatataaaatatattatgtttacatattacatataattataaatatatattaaattatatatttctttttttttttttttttgagacggagtcttgctctgtcgcccaggctggagtgcagtggccggatctcagctcactgcaagctccgcctcccgggttcccgccattctcctgcctcagcctcccgagtagctgggactacaggcgccgccacctcgcccggctaNNNNNNNNNNNNNNNNNNNNNNNNNNNNNNNNNNNNNNNNNNNNNNNNNNNNNNNNNNNNNNNNNNNNNNNNNNNNNNNNNNNNNNNNNNNNNNNNNNNNNNNNNNNNNNNNNNNNNNNNNNNNNNNNNNNNNNNNNNNNNNNNNNNNNNNNNNNNNNNNNNNNNNNNNNNNNNNNNNNNNNNNNNNNNNNNNNNNNNNNNNNNNNNNNNNNNNNNNNNNNNNNNNNNNNNNNNNNNNNNNNNNNNNNNNNNNNNNNNNNNNNNNNNNNNNNNNNNNNNNNNNNNNNNNNNNNNNNNNNNNNNNNNNNNNNNNNNNNNNNNNNNNNNNNNNNNNNNNNNNNNNNNNNNNNNNNNNNNNNNNNNNNNNNNNNNNNNNNNNNNNNNNNNNNNNNNNNNNNNatctcggctcactgcaagctccgcctcccaggttcacgccattctcctgcctcagcctccgagtagctgggactacaggcgcctgccaccacgcccggctagttttttgtatttttagtagagacggggtttcaccatgttagccaggatggtctcgatctcctgacctcgtgatccacccgcctcggcctcccaaagtgctgggattacaggcttgagccaccgcgcccggccttgtgtttttaatagagacggggtttcgccgtgttagccaggatggtctcgatctcctgaccttgtgatccgcccgtctcggcctcccaaagtgctgggattacaggcttgagccaccgcacccggccttatatATTTCTACTATATCAATATATTATAAAGTTATGtacttacatatttacatatgatgtatattatatatttattaaatacatacagTATGTATTATATATCCCACTATATTGCCAGGTTGTTCCATGTGATCTAAAGCCAAGCCATGCCACCTCAGGATTCAGCCTCAgccaaatatgtaaatatatatatttatacatatatatttatatatgtatttatgtattatatatgctacatatatattttttttttctttttttgagacagggtctggctttgtctcccaggctggagtgaagtggtacaacTGTGgatcactgcagtcttgacctcctgggctcaagccatcctcccgcctcaggccccttgagtagctgggaaaacaggtgtgtgccaccatgcctggctaagtctttttttgtttttgttttatagacacagggtctcactatgttgcccaggctggttgcgaactctgGCACTCAGAGTTCGCgacctctgtctcagcctcccaaagtgctggaattacggccATGAACGACTTTGCCTGGCCAGCATCTATTTTTTGAATTAAGAAAACTCACTTACATCGAAGCTTTCAATAGTGGCTGGCTTGTAAGACTTCCCCAAACCTGGCCCCACCTAATCATGTATTCAGTGCACAAATGATAAGGGTTGACTCTAGTGAGTTCCACACCAGATGCCGTCCTAAGAACTTGTGTGTGTTAAGATAAAAGCTCAAGGCAGGGTGCTGCTGTTATGCCTGCCTTACAGAAGTAACATTGAGCAATTCAATATTATCTTTGTCCATGATTAAAATATCAGCCTTTCtcacagcctgtaatcccaggactttgggaagccgaggcaggtggattgcttgagctcagcagttcaagaccagcctgggcaacatggcgaaacactgtctaaaatatgaaaactagccagacatggtggcgcacacctgtagtcccacgtacttgagaggctgaagcgggaggatgacttgagcccggaggaagagattgcagtgagtctagactgcgccactgcactccagcctgggcaacagaactagagcctgtctcaaaaagacaattaggggccaggcgcggtggctcaagcctgtaatcccagcactttgggaggccaagacgggcggatcacgaggtcaggagatcaagaccatcttggctaacacggtgaaaccccgtctactaaaaaatacaaaaaactagccaggcgaggttgcgggcgcctgtagtcccagctactccggaggctgaggcaggagaatggcgtaaacctgggaggcggagcttgcagtgagctgagatccggccactgcactccagcctgggcgacagagcgagactccgtctcaaaaaaaaaaaaaaaaaaagacaattaaattaaaataaataaaaagggcaatatggcaaaaccctatctctactaaaaatataaaagttatctgggcatggtggtgggcacctgtaatcccacctacttgggaggctgaggcaggagaatcgcttgtagcTAGGGGGCTgcggttgcaatgagccaagatggcgccactgcactccagcctgggaaagggagtgagactccatctcaaaaaaataaattaataattaaattaaattaaaaggaaagatgTAAGAATTGACACCCAAGGGCCCCAAGTTCCCAGAGAGGTGTAAACATTGAGGCACACGGAGGCCAAGGAACCAAGGCTGGCACCCCATCCAATTCCAGAACCAGCACACTTAAGAATACTtgaacatttactgaatgcctactatgtagTAGATTTCTACCAAGGCACagacaacaaaaagacaaaccaacagccaggtgtggtggtgcatgcctgcagtcccagctactcaggaggctgagggggtaggattgcttgagtccaggatctcacttgggtaacacagtgagatcccacctctaaaaacatttaaaaattagctgagggtggtggcatgcacctgtagtctcagctactcgggaggctgaggcaggaggattgcttgagccctggaggttgaggctgcagcgagccgtgattgtgccactggattctggcctcagcaacagagctagatcctgtctctaaaaaaaaaaactgaagaataaCACTATCcagggctgggcgcgggggctcacacctgtaatcccagcactttgggaggctgaggtgggtggatcatctgaggttgggagttcaagaccagattgaccaacatggagaaaccccatctctactaaaaatacaaaataagccaggcatggtggctcatgcctgtaatctcagctacttgggaggctgaggcaggagaatcacttgaacccgcaaggcggaggttgtggtgagccagtatcacgtcactgcactctagcctgggcaacaagagtaaaactccgcctcaaaaaaaaaaaaacactatccAAACCCCAGGTGGACTCTTTGCAGCCTCAGCTCTGCactacacactcacacaccctgAAGTAAACCTACTGAATGAGTCTCTCTTTCCTCGACGCCAATTGCTAGGGTCTGCCTCAGTCCTCACTCAGCTGTTTGCCCTCCACTAAAACACAGTGATCTTCCTGTAATTGCTTctaattcttcttcttctattttttattttttgagatggactctcgctctgttgaccaggctggagtacagtggcacaatctcagctcactgcaacttccatctcctgggttcaagcaattcttctgcctcaccctcctgattggctgggactacaggcacaagccaccatgcctggttaatttttttgtattttcagtagaaacaggttttcaccatgttggccacgttggtttcgaactcctgatctcaactgatctgcctgccttggcctcccaaagtgctaggattgcaggtgtaagccatggCGCACAGCCAATTGCTTGTAATTCTGTCAGTTACGGTTTGGGAGTGCCCATTTAGAACTTTATCCCACTGCTGTGTATTTGCTTAGCGCTCCCTGGGAGAAGCATTTTCCTTTATCCCCTGACTAGAGCTGGAGGATCTCCAGGGCAGGAACTGAGTGCGCTGCACCCTTTGatctcctcctcaccctcccccGCCCCCTCTGGTGCCCACCTCAAAGGATGCAGCA includes:
- the C19H19orf57 gene encoding uncharacterized protein C19orf57 homolog isoform X2, translated to MTKRKKLRTSGDGLCPPKPLKTPRLGDSDGDPQSSMLGCLHHLEEPESKLGPVPSTQQHGEEPGKAVCSSPDEETGAPCWLLRQPEKEPAPLPPSQNSVGRFVPQFAKSRKTVARKGETKNEDLRSGAFSLETLPESSAQSPGCQPLVETLGLPFQEATEPGDPTQADSAHPEQSSQSPVQAVPSSGDSQPDDPPDRGTGLSSSQRASQDHLSEQGAEDSRPETDGVPGDRGQKEHLPSSDSEGEKPDRGAPKEGGAQRTAGAGLPGGPQEEGDSIPCTPASAPTLGPALGLGPASWCLEPGSVAQGSPDPQQTPSRMGREGEGTHSSLGCSSLGMIVIADLSTDPAELEERALEVAGPDGQASAMSPASPKRKAADGGYRRALPGCTPLTGETAGETGEAGQDDQPPGDVPVGPTASLALAPGSGESMMGAGDSNHAATDTGPCVDQKQEPGPTPEAAESGGQDLEQDLEGLRVSPQASVLPEHREAADSPLQEPGSQQGIDTTSDLAGQQDHLPHSADQAAWADSSAVELDFLLDSQIQDALDASDFEAPPEQFFPSGNKPGPCWPGPSPRANGDPVAVAKAQPSRLIMGTHRDLEAFKRLNYRKTKPGGKAPLPYPSKGPGNVPRGDPPWREL
- the C19H19orf57 gene encoding uncharacterized protein C19orf57 homolog isoform X1, whose product is MTKRKKLRTSGDGLCPPKPLKTPRLGDSDGDPQSSMLGCLHHLEEPESKLGPVPSTQQHGEEPGKAVCSSPDEETGAPCWLLRQPEKEPAPLPPSQNSVGRFVPQFAKSRKTVARKGETKNEDLRSGAFSLETLPESSAQSPGCQPLVETLGLPFQEATEPGDPTQADSAHPEQSSQSPVQAVPSSGDSQPDDPPDRGTGLSSSQRASQDHLSEQGAEDSRPETDGVPGDRGQKEHLPSSDSEGEKPDRGAPKEGGAQRTAGAGLPGGPQEEGDSIPCTPASAPTLGPALGLGPASWCLEPGSVAQGSPDPQQTPSRMGREGEGTHSSLGCSSLGMIVIADLSTDPAELEERALEVAGPDGQASAMSPASPKRKAADGGYRRALPGCTPLTGETAGETGEAGQDDQPPGDVPVGPTASLALAPGSGESMMGAGDSNHAATDTGPCVDQKQEPGPTPEAAESGGQDLEQDLEGLRVSPQASVLPEHREAADSPLQEPGSQQGIDTTSDLAGQQDHLPHSADQAAWADSSAVELDFLLDSQIQDALDASDFEAPPEQFFPSGNKPGPCWPGPSPRANGDPVAVAKAQPRTFVGIQASEASRMEDATNIVRGLIVELSNLNRLIMGTHRDLEAFKRLNYRKTKPGGKAPLPYPSKGPGNVPRGDPPWREL